One genomic segment of Candidatus Glassbacteria bacterium includes these proteins:
- a CDS encoding coproporphyrinogen III oxidase family protein: MEAALLSETEHDNKIGVYFHVPFCRAPRCAYCDFYSTTADSGKMARWLEAAACECRLAREERFGGHWKVASVFFGGGTPSLLNPRQIKQLLDTVSSCWELAPAAEITVECNPEDLSREWAQGCLRAGVNRLSVGVQSFDPDYLAAIGRCRGPVKADEALRRAGEAGFRRLAADLILGGPGSSERLVLAGVERALELGVDHLSLYGYHLDPPAAGFGRSGFSPVDDDAWGGQYLAVCDLLHGQGWRHYEISNWAVADAALCAHNLFYWHRRPYLGLGPSAHSFGPGEYRTANKADLDAWLNAAEGSDFGSVREAEVLDETTVLFEKVMLGLGLDTGLELELLERAVGHGVQEKIELLVNKHHVQIQDGRLSLTDTGFLLYDTVACELLPEPGHAG, encoded by the coding sequence GTGGAGGCCGCCCTTTTGAGCGAAACTGAGCACGACAACAAAATCGGGGTTTATTTTCATGTTCCGTTCTGCCGCGCCCCGCGCTGCGCCTATTGTGATTTCTACTCCACCACGGCCGACAGCGGGAAGATGGCACGCTGGCTGGAAGCCGCCGCCTGCGAGTGCCGGCTGGCACGCGAAGAGCGGTTTGGCGGCCATTGGAAAGTCGCCTCGGTGTTTTTCGGCGGCGGGACGCCATCGCTGCTCAACCCCCGGCAGATCAAACAGTTGCTGGATACTGTCAGCAGCTGCTGGGAGCTGGCTCCCGCCGCGGAAATTACTGTCGAGTGCAACCCGGAGGATTTGAGCCGCGAGTGGGCGCAAGGGTGCCTGAGAGCCGGCGTGAACCGTCTCTCTGTGGGCGTGCAGAGCTTCGATCCGGACTACCTGGCCGCTATCGGCCGCTGCCGCGGTCCGGTCAAGGCCGACGAGGCGCTGCGCCGGGCAGGCGAGGCCGGTTTCCGCCGTCTGGCGGCGGACTTGATTCTGGGCGGGCCGGGTTCGAGCGAACGGCTGGTCCTGGCCGGAGTAGAACGGGCGCTGGAACTGGGCGTGGACCATCTCTCGCTCTACGGCTACCACCTCGACCCGCCGGCGGCCGGTTTCGGGCGGAGCGGGTTCAGTCCCGTGGATGACGATGCCTGGGGCGGCCAGTACCTGGCGGTCTGCGATCTGCTTCATGGGCAGGGCTGGCGGCATTACGAGATATCGAACTGGGCCGTGGCTGACGCTGCGCTGTGCGCCCACAACCTGTTTTACTGGCACCGGCGGCCGTATCTCGGCCTGGGACCGTCGGCACACTCGTTCGGTCCCGGCGAGTATCGCACCGCGAACAAGGCCGATCTCGATGCCTGGCTGAACGCTGCGGAAGGCAGTGATTTTGGCTCTGTCCGGGAAGCTGAAGTTCTGGACGAGACGACGGTCCTGTTCGAAAAAGTGATGCTCGGCCTTGGCCTCGATACCGGCCTGGAATTGGAGCTGCTGGAAAGAGCTGTCGGCCACGGCGTGCAGGAAAAAATAGAACTGCTTGTAAATAAACATCATGTGCAAATTCAGGATGGCCGTTTGAGTCTGACCGATACCGGTTTCCTGCTCTACGACACCGTGGCCTGCGAATTGCTTCCGGAACCCGGGCATGCGGGTTGA
- the hrcA gene encoding heat-inducible transcription repressor HrcA has product MEHNRIQKPPVVRRADLTDREFTILEAVISSFIATARPVGSRTLSKLPGMDLSPASIRNTMSDLEEKGYLAQPFQSAGRVPTDKAYRLHVDNILLYCRNAPPSAVRALEGIVEDPAVQRMLHRAADALSVLTHELGVGLEPVVDEGVLEGMELIRLSSERVMMVLNIGSSLVKTIFVELDSRADGITLDHLAARLRERLVGLTFREIRRTARRRLRDAVEDENDPMNVFVQSADNLFEFEGGDRQLVLGESGRLADQPEFRDEGRLRTLIDLTDRKKLLLEMMKRRAGNEGISISIGSENDVSELAGFTIVTDTYKMGGMRGIIGVIGPTRMSYSRIISVVEYSSRLLSQVLDRPR; this is encoded by the coding sequence ATGGAACACAACAGAATACAGAAACCACCGGTTGTCCGGAGGGCCGACCTGACCGATCGCGAGTTCACGATCCTGGAGGCGGTGATATCCAGTTTTATCGCCACCGCCAGGCCGGTAGGCTCCCGAACGCTGAGCAAGCTGCCGGGCATGGACCTCAGTCCGGCCAGTATTCGCAACACGATGAGCGACCTGGAGGAAAAGGGCTACCTGGCTCAGCCGTTCCAGAGCGCGGGGCGGGTGCCCACCGACAAGGCCTACCGTCTCCACGTGGATAATATCCTGCTCTACTGCCGCAACGCGCCCCCCAGCGCGGTACGTGCCCTGGAGGGGATTGTCGAGGACCCGGCGGTGCAGCGGATGCTCCACCGGGCCGCCGATGCGCTCAGCGTGCTCACCCACGAGCTGGGTGTGGGGCTGGAGCCGGTGGTGGATGAGGGGGTGCTGGAGGGGATGGAGCTGATCCGGCTCTCCAGCGAGCGGGTGATGATGGTGCTCAATATCGGCAGCAGCCTGGTGAAAACCATTTTCGTGGAGCTGGACTCCCGGGCCGACGGGATCACGCTCGACCACCTGGCCGCGCGCCTTCGCGAGCGGCTGGTGGGGCTGACTTTCAGGGAGATCAGGCGCACCGCCCGCCGCCGTCTGCGTGACGCGGTCGAGGACGAGAACGATCCGATGAACGTGTTTGTTCAAAGCGCGGACAACTTGTTCGAGTTCGAGGGCGGCGACCGTCAGCTGGTTCTGGGTGAATCAGGCCGCCTGGCCGATCAGCCCGAATTCCGCGATGAGGGCAGGCTGCGTACCCTGATCGACCTGACCGACAGGAAGAAGCTGCTGCTGGAGATGATGAAGCGCCGGGCCGGCAACGAGGGTATCAGCATCTCGATCGGATCGGAGAACGATGTCTCGGAACTGGCCGGTTTCACGATCGTAACCGATACTTACAAAATGGGCGGCATGCGCGGAATTATCGGTGTGATCGGGCCCACGCGGATGAGCTACAGCCGGATTATATCGGTGGTGGAATATTCCAGCCGGCTGCTCAGCCAGGTGCTGGACAGACCGCGGTGA
- a CDS encoding 16S rRNA (uracil(1498)-N(3))-methyltransferase, giving the protein MPDKCQTSAFYVPPGMFGGDGRVVFDERETVHIGKVLRLKPGAVVEVLDGCGGIHEVILGAERASRLEGKVVSSRSVPPPLPSISTALAIGRRERLRAVVEKLAELGCRRFLPLECEHLQYPGRLERQAEKLQEVAVSTLKQCRRPHLMQIGRPVDIAGLLDAAGKGAARPVFCHRPGTGGKTLKRAGEPLGKEDEYVLVVGPEGGFSSAERSLIESSGCPCLDLGRWWLRSETAALAGFTLLASELWGEFGIFSC; this is encoded by the coding sequence GTGCCTGACAAGTGCCAGACCAGCGCCTTCTACGTTCCTCCCGGCATGTTCGGCGGGGACGGACGGGTGGTTTTCGATGAACGGGAAACCGTGCATATCGGCAAGGTGCTGAGACTGAAACCGGGCGCGGTGGTGGAGGTGCTGGATGGGTGCGGTGGCATACACGAGGTGATCTTGGGCGCGGAGCGCGCGAGCCGCCTTGAGGGTAAAGTGGTTTCGAGCCGGTCCGTACCGCCGCCGCTGCCGTCGATCAGCACCGCGCTGGCGATCGGCCGCAGGGAGCGCCTTCGCGCGGTGGTAGAAAAACTGGCCGAGCTTGGCTGCCGCCGGTTTCTGCCCCTGGAATGCGAACATCTCCAGTACCCGGGCAGGCTGGAGCGCCAGGCTGAAAAACTGCAGGAAGTGGCGGTTTCCACGCTCAAACAGTGCAGGCGGCCGCACCTGATGCAAATCGGGCGGCCGGTGGATATCGCCGGGCTGCTTGATGCGGCTGGCAAAGGAGCGGCCCGGCCGGTGTTCTGTCATCGCCCGGGAACGGGAGGCAAAACGCTGAAGCGGGCCGGTGAACCGCTGGGAAAAGAGGATGAGTACGTGCTTGTTGTGGGTCCGGAGGGAGGATTCAGCAGCGCCGAGCGAAGTCTGATCGAAAGCAGCGGCTGTCCCTGCCTCGATTTGGGCCGCTGGTGGCTGCGCAGCGAAACTGCGGCGTTAGCCGGATTCACTTTACTGGCGAGTGAACTCTGGGGTGAGTTCGGGATTTTCTCCTGTTGA
- the icd gene encoding isocitrate dehydrogenase (NADP(+)), protein MSGKVDLTPPAGGAKITTDSSGELTVPDNPIIPFIEGDGIGPDIWAASVKVFDAAVEKAYDGSRKIHWLEIYAGEKANANYGEWLPQDTLDAIREYLVAIKGPLTTPIGGGFRSLNVSLRQQLVLYACVRPVRYFRGVPSPVLHPEYVDMVIYRENTEDVYAGIEWQEGSAEVKKVIGFLNNEMGTSIRPDSGIGIKPISITGTKRLVRKAIQYAIDNNRSSVTLVHKGNIMKFTEGAFRDWGYELAREEFGDVTVSEDDLWSKYDGKLPEGKILIKDRIADAMLQQILTRPREYEVLALPNLNGDYMSDALVAQVGGLGLGPGANLGDQMALFEATHGTAPKYAGQDKVNPGSVILSGVMMFDHLGWKEAGELVVRGIENAIVKKTVTYDLERLMDGATLLKCSEFGQAIIDNMD, encoded by the coding sequence TTGTCTGGCAAAGTCGATCTCACTCCGCCCGCCGGCGGAGCGAAAATCACCACGGACTCCTCAGGTGAGCTCACCGTTCCCGACAATCCCATTATCCCGTTTATCGAGGGTGACGGGATCGGGCCAGATATCTGGGCGGCGTCGGTAAAGGTATTCGACGCCGCGGTGGAAAAAGCGTACGACGGCAGTCGTAAGATCCACTGGCTGGAGATTTACGCCGGTGAGAAGGCCAACGCCAACTACGGTGAATGGCTGCCCCAGGACACCCTGGATGCGATCAGGGAGTACCTGGTGGCGATCAAGGGGCCGCTGACCACGCCGATCGGCGGCGGTTTCCGCAGCCTGAACGTCTCGTTGCGCCAGCAGCTCGTGCTTTACGCCTGCGTGCGGCCCGTGCGCTATTTCCGCGGAGTGCCCTCGCCTGTGCTGCACCCCGAGTATGTCGACATGGTAATCTACCGCGAGAACACCGAGGATGTCTACGCCGGGATCGAGTGGCAGGAAGGTTCGGCGGAAGTGAAGAAAGTGATCGGCTTCCTCAACAACGAAATGGGCACCAGCATCCGCCCCGACAGCGGAATCGGGATCAAGCCGATCTCGATCACCGGCACCAAGCGCCTGGTGCGCAAGGCGATCCAGTACGCCATCGACAACAACCGCTCCAGCGTGACCCTGGTGCACAAGGGTAACATTATGAAGTTCACCGAGGGTGCGTTCCGCGACTGGGGCTACGAGCTGGCCCGCGAGGAGTTCGGCGACGTGACTGTCTCCGAGGACGATCTGTGGAGCAAGTATGACGGCAAGCTGCCAGAGGGTAAGATTCTGATCAAGGACAGGATTGCCGATGCGATGCTGCAGCAGATCCTGACACGTCCCAGGGAATATGAGGTGCTCGCGCTGCCCAACCTCAACGGCGACTACATGTCCGACGCTCTGGTGGCCCAGGTGGGCGGTCTGGGACTCGGCCCCGGCGCCAACCTTGGCGATCAGATGGCCCTCTTCGAGGCGACCCACGGCACCGCGCCCAAGTACGCCGGCCAGGACAAGGTCAACCCCGGCTCGGTAATCCTCTCGGGCGTGATGATGTTCGATCACCTGGGCTGGAAAGAGGCCGGCGAGCTGGTGGTCCGGGGAATCGAGAACGCAATCGTCAAAAAGACCGTGACCTACGATCTGGAGCGTCTGATGGACGGCGCGACACTGCTCAAGTGCAGCGAGTTCGGCCAGGCCATTATCGACAACATGGACTGA
- the obgE gene encoding GTPase ObgE, which yields MFVDKAGIHIAAGEGGKGLIAFRREPHNSRGGPCGGRGGDGGSVWFEADEGLATLMDFRYNRNYRAPRGAHGGGNNRTGAGGDDIIVRVPAGTVIRDSESGELIADLTAHGQRVLAARGGRGGRGNASFASPTRRAPQEAEDGQPGEQREVELELKLLADVGLVGFPNAGKSTLLSRITAARPKVADYPFTTLTPNLGVVYTGTDSFVVADIPGLIEGAHEGKGLGHEFLRHIERTRVLVFLVDITDEEPLQQYETLLRELRSYSPALAERPRCLVFTKLDIVPPEEARPPVSEVEGVFLVAGVSSVSGLEIDSLIHALAEKVSELKQAEPESETGSGDWHK from the coding sequence GTGTTCGTCGATAAAGCCGGAATCCATATCGCCGCCGGCGAGGGCGGCAAGGGCCTGATCGCTTTCCGCCGCGAGCCGCACAACAGCCGGGGCGGTCCCTGCGGAGGACGGGGCGGGGACGGCGGCAGTGTGTGGTTCGAGGCGGACGAGGGCCTGGCCACCCTGATGGATTTCCGCTACAACCGCAACTACCGCGCCCCCCGTGGAGCGCATGGCGGAGGTAACAACCGCACCGGGGCCGGCGGCGATGACATAATCGTCCGGGTCCCGGCCGGGACCGTTATCCGCGACAGTGAATCAGGGGAGCTGATCGCCGACCTGACCGCTCACGGCCAGCGCGTCCTGGCTGCCCGCGGCGGCCGGGGGGGACGGGGGAACGCGTCGTTTGCCAGCCCCACCCGTCGGGCCCCTCAGGAAGCCGAGGACGGTCAGCCGGGCGAGCAGCGGGAGGTGGAACTGGAGCTCAAGCTGCTGGCCGATGTCGGCCTGGTGGGGTTTCCCAACGCCGGTAAATCTACCCTGCTCTCGCGGATAACCGCCGCCCGCCCCAAGGTGGCCGACTACCCGTTCACCACCCTGACTCCCAACCTGGGAGTGGTCTACACCGGCACCGACAGTTTCGTGGTTGCCGATATTCCCGGACTGATCGAAGGCGCGCACGAGGGCAAGGGGCTGGGCCACGAGTTCCTGCGCCATATCGAGCGGACCAGGGTCCTGGTGTTCCTGGTCGATATTACCGACGAGGAGCCGCTGCAGCAGTACGAAACACTGCTGCGCGAACTCCGCAGCTACTCGCCGGCGCTGGCGGAGCGGCCGCGCTGCCTGGTGTTCACCAAGCTGGATATTGTCCCGCCGGAGGAGGCCCGGCCGCCGGTCAGCGAGGTCGAGGGAGTCTTCCTGGTGGCCGGAGTCAGCTCGGTCAGCGGCCTGGAAATCGACAGCCTGATCCACGCCCTGGCGGAAAAAGTGAGCGAGCTGAAGCAAGCCGAACCGGAGAGTGAAACCGGTTCAGGCGACTGGCATAAATAG
- the dnaJ gene encoding molecular chaperone DnaJ translates to MAKKDYYEILGINRDASQDDIKKAYRKLAVKYHPDKNPGDKEAEEKFQEVSEAYEVLNKPDKRAQYDRFGHAGAFSGAGRASGGYGGGYSFDLNDALNAFMRDFGGFGFEDLFGGGGARGGRGRAGRSNRGEDLQIRLRITLTEAAEGVEKTLKINLFQSCQDCGGSGSRTGKTALCSECDGTGQLRRVRRSLLGQIVTVGACERCGGTGEITGNPCPSCSGEGRRKRDQKIKVRIPAGVSTGNYLTLRGQGNAGPRNGTRGDLIVLIEVVEDENFERHGDDILFDLPISFSQAALGAQVEVPTLSGKARVTVPAGTQTGKVLRMRGKGVPHLNSSGRGDQLVRVTVWTPTSISEREKELFAELKEVESQSPPASGRGFWKKMREAFSA, encoded by the coding sequence ATGGCGAAAAAAGACTACTATGAAATACTGGGGATAAACAGGGACGCCTCCCAGGACGATATCAAGAAAGCCTACCGCAAACTGGCGGTCAAGTACCACCCTGACAAGAATCCGGGCGACAAGGAGGCCGAGGAAAAGTTCCAGGAGGTGTCCGAGGCCTACGAGGTGCTTAATAAACCCGACAAGCGCGCCCAGTACGACCGGTTCGGTCATGCCGGTGCGTTCAGCGGAGCCGGTCGGGCCTCCGGCGGTTACGGCGGCGGATACAGTTTCGACCTCAACGATGCGCTCAATGCGTTCATGCGTGATTTCGGCGGATTCGGCTTCGAGGACCTCTTCGGCGGCGGTGGAGCGCGTGGGGGACGGGGACGGGCCGGGCGGTCCAACCGCGGCGAGGACCTCCAGATCAGGCTGCGTATCACTCTGACCGAGGCAGCCGAGGGTGTCGAGAAAACGCTGAAAATAAACCTGTTCCAAAGCTGCCAGGACTGCGGGGGATCGGGATCGCGCACCGGTAAAACTGCCTTATGTTCCGAGTGTGACGGCACCGGCCAGCTACGGCGGGTCCGGCGTTCACTGCTGGGGCAGATCGTGACTGTCGGAGCCTGCGAACGCTGCGGGGGAACCGGCGAAATCACCGGCAACCCGTGTCCGTCGTGCAGCGGAGAGGGCCGCCGCAAGCGCGACCAGAAAATCAAGGTCAGGATTCCCGCCGGGGTGAGTACGGGTAACTACCTCACTCTTCGCGGCCAGGGTAATGCCGGCCCGCGCAACGGCACGCGCGGCGATCTGATCGTCCTGATCGAGGTGGTCGAGGATGAGAATTTCGAGCGCCACGGCGACGATATCCTGTTCGATCTGCCGATCTCGTTCAGCCAGGCCGCGCTGGGTGCCCAGGTGGAAGTCCCTACGCTCTCGGGCAAGGCGCGGGTTACTGTCCCCGCGGGCACGCAGACCGGCAAGGTCCTGCGGATGCGCGGCAAGGGAGTTCCGCACCTCAACTCATCCGGCCGCGGTGACCAGCTTGTGCGGGTCACAGTCTGGACTCCCACCAGCATCTCCGAACGCGAGAAAGAGTTGTTCGCGGAGTTGAAAGAGGTGGAGAGCCAGAGTCCGCCGGCCAGCGGGCGGGGGTTCTGGAAGAAGATGAGGGAAGCGTTCAGTGCCTGA
- the dprA gene encoding DNA-protecting protein DprA produces the protein MDSGTEKSLRDMLRLMTTPRVGSVKLSRLLDKLGSQTAVLAAGYERLADTNVLKADQTDWITGRRWDEASIDGQLEAMELTGTRGLFISDDDYPEWLSQIYDPPPLLFVRGDSSCLADPCVGIVGTREPTSSGRETARRTAAELAAAGICIVSGMALGIDSEAHEGALEAGGTTAAVMGSGVDVIYPPQNEELAERIIAAGCIISEYRMGTPPEARNFPRRNRLISGLSRGLLVVEAPRKSGALLTAGYALDQNRDVFAVPGDPNWPSRVGTNTLIADGARLVQSPADILAELDLGAGYRPFPPAGESGEQLPQKVLPPLSREERTVYEGLGHDVCHVDELADRLGMDVSQVLGVLLRLDMKSLIREHPGKLFSLS, from the coding sequence ATGGATTCCGGGACGGAAAAATCGCTGAGAGACATGCTGCGGCTGATGACCACGCCCAGGGTCGGTTCGGTCAAGCTGAGCCGCCTGCTGGATAAACTTGGGTCCCAGACCGCTGTGCTGGCCGCAGGATACGAGCGCCTGGCCGATACCAATGTCCTCAAGGCCGACCAGACCGACTGGATTACGGGCCGCAGATGGGACGAGGCTTCTATCGACGGTCAGCTTGAGGCGATGGAACTCACCGGTACGCGCGGCCTGTTTATCTCCGATGACGACTACCCCGAGTGGCTGAGCCAGATCTACGATCCGCCGCCGCTGCTCTTTGTCCGCGGCGATTCATCCTGCCTGGCCGACCCCTGTGTCGGGATTGTCGGTACCCGCGAGCCTACCTCCTCGGGACGGGAAACCGCCCGCCGCACGGCTGCCGAGCTGGCCGCGGCTGGAATCTGCATCGTCAGCGGGATGGCCCTCGGAATCGATTCCGAGGCCCACGAGGGAGCGCTGGAAGCTGGCGGAACCACTGCGGCTGTGATGGGCAGCGGGGTCGACGTGATCTATCCTCCGCAGAACGAGGAGCTTGCGGAACGGATAATCGCCGCCGGCTGCATTATCAGCGAGTACCGGATGGGTACGCCGCCCGAGGCGCGCAATTTCCCCCGTCGCAACCGCCTGATCAGCGGGCTGTCGCGGGGCTTGCTGGTGGTGGAGGCTCCCCGCAAGAGCGGCGCGCTGCTGACCGCCGGTTACGCGCTGGATCAGAACCGCGACGTGTTCGCCGTGCCCGGAGACCCGAACTGGCCCAGCCGCGTAGGCACCAATACTCTGATTGCCGATGGGGCGCGGCTGGTGCAGTCGCCCGCCGATATCCTCGCCGAGCTGGACCTGGGTGCTGGTTATCGGCCTTTTCCCCCGGCCGGCGAGTCCGGGGAACAGCTCCCGCAAAAAGTCCTGCCGCCGTTGAGCAGGGAGGAGCGGACTGTCTACGAGGGCCTCGGACACGACGTCTGCCATGTCGATGAGCTGGCCGACCGGCTGGGGATGGATGTCAGCCAGGTGCTGGGAGTCCTGCTGCGGCTGGACATGAAAAGCCTGATCCGCGAACACCCCGGCAAGCTGTTCAGCCTGTCCTGA